The following are encoded together in the Cynocephalus volans isolate mCynVol1 chromosome 4, mCynVol1.pri, whole genome shotgun sequence genome:
- the C4H11orf24 gene encoding uncharacterized protein C11orf24 homolog yields MWTALVLTWISLLSLSESQVAANDPRFNLVLHKVRNKLVKKDTSVQTLTTADNNTSENTAMVTPSPVTLTTGTLVANLNSTEVTTETTNRTHAGTVATTEGMADGAASSVPVPPVPTATGQTLSTTAAWLPPLSSSREQVPSSTTSLRTVTLTTSATRAQTVTTTTNTSGPTSAHSPSKHTPRNSTARLAPPRSPQAQGPTIPMPMDWSVVDTASRPTPHSTTSPELTNPPSTETQEPTITSSTRTPEPITTPSTKTLEPTTKVSVPSTVVTTTKEQAEESAANRVPVPHTSLSPEVEATSPMTQPSPIPSIWGAKGPGTSQTPELVETKATPGTVSTRPIPRSSGDPKMPATDSCLPSTQGQYLVVTTKPLILPPVSKTFLLVVLLLGVALLIAILVLFALQAYESYKKKDYTQVDYLINGMYADSEM; encoded by the exons ATGTGGACAGCCCTTGTGCTCACGTGGATTTCCTTGTTGTCCCTATCTGAAAGCCAAGTGGCAGCCAATGATCCAC GATTTAACCTTGTCCTTCACAAGGTGCGGAATAAATTAGTCAAGAAAGATACATCTGTGCAAACCCTTACAACAGCTGATAATAACACGTCCGAGAATACAGCCATGGTGACACCTTCTCCTGTCACATTGACCACAGGGACTTTGGTAGCCAACCTCAACTCTACTGAAGTCACAACAGAGACAACAAACAGGACACATGCAGGCACGGTAGCTACTACAGAAGGTATGGCTGATGGTGCAGCCTCCAGTGTGCCTGTGCCACCTGTCCCCACAGCCACAGGGCAGACTCTGTCCACTACTGCTGCTTGGCTTCCACCACTCAGCTCATCCCGTGAGCAAGTGCCAAGTAGCACCACATCTCTAAGGACAGTGACACTGACAACGTCGGCCACACGTGCGCAGACTGTTACAACCACAACAAACACAAGTGGTCCAACAAGTGCTCACAGCCCTTCCAAGCACACGCCCAGAAACTCCACTGCAAGGCTTGCACCCCCCAGGAGTCCCCAAGCACAAGGCCCCACCATCCCGATGCCAATGGACTGGTCTGTGGTTGACACAGCAAGTAGGCCCACACCCCACTCCACCACGAGCCCAGAGCTCACCAACCCTCCCTCCACCGAGACTCAAGAGCCCACCATCACCTCCTCTACCAGGACTCCAGAGCCCATCACCACCCCCTCCACCAAGACTCTAGAGCCCACCACCAAGGTTTCAGTGCCCTCAACAGTGGTGACCACCACCAAGGAACAAGCTGAGGAGTCAGCTGCCAACAGAGTGCCAGTGCCTCACACCAGCTTGAGCCCTGAGGTGGAGGCCACATCCCCCATGACACAGCCAAGCCCTATTCCATCCATCTGGGGAGCCAAAGGGCCAGGCACATCCCAGACACCAGAGCTGGTGGAGACCAAAGCCACACCTGGTACTGTTTCCACTCGGCCAATACCCAGGAGCTCAGGGGACCCTAAAATGCCAGCCACGGACTCATGCTTGCCCAGCACCCAAGGCCAGTACTTGGTGGTGACCACCAAGCCCCTGATCCTACCCCCAGTGAGCAAAACTTTTCTTCTGGTGGTGCTCTTACTCGGGGTGGCCCTTCTCATCGCAATCCTGGTTTTGTTTGCCCTGCAGGCCTACGAGAGCTACAAGAAGAAAGACTACACCCAGGTGGACTATTTAATCAATGGAATGTATGCAGACTCAGAAATGTGA